The Rhodamnia argentea isolate NSW1041297 chromosome 7, ASM2092103v1, whole genome shotgun sequence genome contains the following window.
GGAGTACATTGTTTCATGGGGATACAAGCCAATAAGACTAAGCCATATCTCAGAAGTACATCACTTTCCTTAAGTTCTTGCAGTTTCAGGAAAGATGtcacccccaaaaaaaggaTGTGGCAAACTCAAAGCGAACTGTACGCACGTAAGCAAAACCAGTGACCAGCCTTGTAACTTAGAAGATTAGAAGAAATGAAACCTTAAACCCAATATTGGCTTTCATATACACACGAAAGGCTAAAGGATGCATGTGATCTTTTTATTGGCAATAATGGTTTTGTCAGGCAAGGGCAAGTTCTCTCACCTTCTACACTTTCTACACAGAAAGAGCCAGAGAATATTCAAAGGAAAAACGGAATCGCCATCCAGAATGAATGAAACAAGATTAGTCATGTGGCCACATCTAGTCTAATGGATGAAGAGGAGGTTTGGCGGGCGAAAAGCTAGGACTCACAGTAACACATACAATCACACAAATCATTCCACGAGGTGAACAATTCAGATAGAGAGAAAATGCAGATATGGCACGATGTGACAAATCTAAATGCGTGTACAGGCACAAGTGCAACCTACTCAATCTTAAACCCCGAGGAAACAAACCAGTGAAAACCTCAGGAAGACAACACCTAATAGAAGTAGACAGCAATGAAGCAACTGAGAATTGCATTTGTTTTAAAAGGTAAACCCGACATTAGCATCCAATGCACCCATTTGTTCGGTGCATGGATATCTATATAGAGTGAAAGTTGACAATTCGATTATAATGGTCAAGCAAATCATCAGTTTTCACCTGGAACAAATAAGCACTCGAAGCACAGAGCACTAACAATATGTTGGAGCCCTGTGGAGGAAAATGAATTCTCAGAGTGCTACACCAAATTACCCACAGTAGATGCATGGGCGCAGAAACGCACTTTTTATCAAGAGGGAATAATGAACCATATCATGTTCCATTCACGAAAGCATCTATACAATTACACCATGGAACATTATACCTTTGTCTGAGATCTGCAAATGATCTATCTTTGAAGGCGAAATGCCAACAAAATAGTCGACAAGAGactgaagggaagatgaaaagggATTATACAGcaagaaagcaacaaaaaaaagaacgcCTCTTGAgaggcaaataaaaaaattgtcacctTAACAAGCGAAACCTGCTGACCTTCTCTCACTATCTTACAAAGAAGGCAGGACTTCCATTATGGTAattataccatgaaaaattggaCAGTTCCTATTTTCAACAAGCTAAATTTCATGGTGGCGACATTTGTCTCAAAAGGCTCAGTCATCACAAGCAACGACCAGTAGGTGCTAGCTAAAGCCCTTCCCATCTGCCTCGCTGTTCCAAGATCCATCTCCAAAGACCTCTTCAATCATACTGCAAGTGGGCAAGAACTCAAATTCTGTTTTCGGGCAAGCTATATAGCCAGCATCCCAGAACTTAGCATCACAAGTATCCAACACATAGTCATGACCACCACCCCCATTCAAATTGTGAGAGCTACTAGGCAAGCAGTCCCCATTTTCACGCTTCAACTGGGTATCCGGAACTGTGGCAGCCAAGCTATCAAAAGATGTACACGAATCATCTTGATCGCCCCTGTCATCCCAAGATTTATTCCTGAGGTGAGAAGTGGGACTATCTGTCCATTTCTTGGAGCATGCTTCTGGAGAATCAGAGAAAAACTCTCCCACTTTCAGAGTAACATGCTCATCACCTTCACAAGTTTCTTCGGCAATTCCCTCGTCAACTTCATTTATTTCTTCCACATTCCTGTCATAACCAGGGCCAACCCCATGTTCAGGAGATTCAACAATGGAGtcctcatcttcctcatcactcACCTGCCATTCATCATTATCGCTGTCAATGTTCACTGGGTCACATCTGTTTTGTTCAGCCCTCTTCTGGAGCATGTAAACATTGAAATAGTAACTAACAATTTCCCTTCTGGTTCGTGAAGGAAATCTGAAAGATAAACTATTCCAGAAGTTTCTGCCCCAAGATGACGGGTTGGAGAAGACAATTTCATGGAATAACTGTTCTTCCTCGTCACTCCACTTCTCAGCAACTTGTTCTCCCATGTCATGGCATCCAGACTCCACAAATCCTTCATTTCCAAGTTCCCTTCTGAGCAAGTCTCTTGCTTCCATGGTATGTTGCCTACTGCATCTTATGGAACCTTCATCCAGGCAGCTACAACCAGCACGACCGGCTCCAACTTTGTCATCACAGTTATCGTAAACGTCAGAAGCAGGGAACGGAATAACACAAATTCCAGTGAACCTCCTGTCGTCTTCATCTCCAGCAATAAGATCCGAATTTGAAATCGCAGCAGATTCATTCAAGCAACTCAAACTATTCATGGCATCCTGTTGGCTCCAGGGTGACAGGTCGGCTTGATAATCTGGTCCAATGGGAACTGGTTTCTGTGGTGGATGCCGTAAAACCAAAGAATAGACATCATCACAGCCACTACGAGCTGTAGCCGGATGGTTAGAAGGGACATATTCGGGAGAAAAAGATGCACGTAAACGTCCTTCTAGTTGGAATTCTTCACTGTTATATGCATCCTCCACATTGCTTATTGGAGGTTTTGTCACGCAACCATCAATGAGCTTTTGATCAACTTCCAATTTTCTCTTTGTTGACCATCCTTCACCTTTACCAATTACAAACGAAGGGAATCAGGACCAAAACCAATATGTGGATATATCGGCAAAACTCCTTAGTGAGAAAGAGCAGACAACAAATGGCGCACGGCAGCATTGTGAGCAAGCAGATATAACAAATTTTGCCTTAAGCACCAtaagtgcttcttcttcttttttaactaTAGATACAGgttaaagatttgaaaaaactGTAATTAACCTTAAACTATCTGGCATGACTCCATAAGAGttcatatttcaaaaaactattCGACTTGATTTAATCAAGCCACAGTCAACCTCAGCAATGATTGAGGCTTCCTAACCTGGAGACTCAGCCAAGAGAGAAGAGTGTTCGGAAGAATCAATTCCAGGTAACGCATGTAGTGGACTATGTTCCTCTCGTCTTGGTAGCTTATAGGAAACTTCATATGATTCACCATCATCAAAAGGGCGTTTCAATACCATCTTTTAACTGCAGTGCATAGAGGATAATTAAAGTGCATTGATCAAATGCAAACCAAACAAACTGGTAAACTACCAAAACCCATGCATGCTGGGAGGTAGTTGCAATGTACATAACCTACAGAGCTTTTTGTAGCAATTCCGTGGAGCGAAATCATGATGTCACTATATTCTTATACAtagtagatttaaaaaaaatactactCAATGAGTACCCAGAATGGAAGAGGAAGTTATTGTGGTAAGAAATAATTAGTAGGTTCAGTTTGGCAGCAACAGCATGCTAGCTCTAATCAGGCCTCATAATACAGAAACTTTTGAACACTTACACACAAATATAAATAACTTCTTGGTCAGATATCACCAAACCAGCACATCTCCGAGTTTATAGACATTTTGACATAAATAATGCTTAAGTTTATTTAAGTTGTCCTGTGCATGTAACCTCAAGGTTGCGGTTACAAGTCAAAGGCCTTCAATCAGCCGTGAGTCAAGGACACTGGCATACCTAGTAAACTTTCCAAATCTAGCTTACCATGGCAGAATATAAAGTTTACTCAGAAGACTGTCTGACTCTATAATGTGGCACTCTTTTTCCCCTCGCTAATaccaaatcaagaaaatataTGCCATGAGACTTTCCTCTCCAGGATGATTCAAAGCCCCTATGAGTAAAACTATGCAGAGTAGGCAACTCAAGAATACAAGCTGCTTCTCTGTCTTTTTCCTCACCTAgaaagaaagtttttttttccaagattGGACCGAAGGAAGGGTGGGTCCACGGACTTCagcttttccttattttcagCAACATCAGGCACCTAATTAGAGGGCAATTAATAACAGGACTGGACTTCTGTGCAATATCACtatcatcattttattttttgggcctGCAATAACTCCAGGCACTAAGATACACTGTTAAAGCTTTACCAAAAGCAAATGGGTTCCCATGTCTCATGTAAATGCGACTCGACTCAGCCAGGTGAGTTATAAATTTCATAATGGTTCAATAAAAATATCATAAgtatctttaaaaaaatgcaattaacaaggtcatattttctgaaaaatcaaCATAAGAGGCAGGTTTTACCTCAACAAATTGTCCTCTTCAATTGATGCAGCAGATGCCTAACTATGTCCAGAATCCCTCGAATTATGACAAAGCAATGGACAGAAAGGAGATATCTTGATGCAATCGAGCTAAATCCCAACTTCGGCACAAAATCCCCCAAATCCacaaaaccctaaccctaaatttttcaatgtcTCCGAAAATCGGCAAATTCACACGAACAAAGGAAAGATATCAACGATTACCCTCGCATACACCCGGAAATTTCACCGATCTACAGAGGAAAGAACTCAAATCGAAACCCAAAAACCTCGGTAGCAAAACTGTCGAAACCCTAAAAAAGTCAAAGGCGGTTTTTCACAAAATCGAGGTGCGTAAAACCAGAGAAATCAAGCGAGAACCCAAAATCATCACTACGCCATAAAACTTTCGCAGATCCGAGCTTGCAATTACAGATCGAAATCCCAAAACCCTCGAAACACGATCAGCCCTCGGCTAAGGCCAGAAAAGATATGGATCGATAGAGGAGAGCGAGAATCGAAAGATTGCGAGCTTGATTTGTGCAGGAGGAGAAGCGATCCGGACCAAATCGAGAGGGACGAGAACGCGATCGAAAGGGGGAAAATTCGTTAATGACAGAAAAGGGCACGGGGTAGGGTTTGGCCTTTTCTGTAATTAAACGAGCCGAGGAAGGAAAGTACAAAAACGGCGCGTATCTGACCGTAATTACGGCGTATGGACAAGAATGCTGGCGCTTCCAGCTTGGGacatggtacggtgtgtacatAAATTACATCAAAAGTCCAACCTGTTTTGTAAACTTTACGGCATTAACATTCATttgtatttcaaaaaaataaattaattaaaaaataaccgtatgcatcacttaaaataattaatcaataaaaaatatttttcattaccAACCGATGTGAATAGCTCAAGTTCTATAATATACTAAGACGTACTTTCTGTATGGAAAAATTTGACGACTgcatttttggaatttattatCCCATAGTTCTAAAGTGggaagattataaaaaaaaaagttgtaagtatattgcaattatgccaattaagtcataaattttttttttcgccaattgaatcctaaccTTTCATTTCTGCGccaattttggtaaaaaaatgttAGTCGTCTTATGTGGCTCAATCGAcaatgacgtggataatttttaataacatttaagtttttatttatttatttatttttctttttttttttccttcttcctccggccggtAGTTGGAACTTGGGGAACGGCCACCGAGGAGGCCAACCTCATCCAATGACGGCGAGGCCCGCCCtcaccggctagaggaagaagggaaggacaaaaaaaaaagaaataattaaaaattatccacatacGCATTTGTTACATGACGTCCCGGTCGCGCCACAGTTGAGGACTTACGCTCTCTGCTTTAATCTTTCGTTATATATTCGCACATGCAGTAGCTTAATCAAGAAACAACTAGACAGCCATACTCACAAGTGTATGATAAAAACACCCAATATCAAGGGCAGGCACGCCTATAAAAAGGTATGACCTTTTATGGTTTTACTAATCATACATTCATAGGATTACGAATGACGGCTAGAATTCAACCCTTTATTTCATCACACATATTTACCGGGGTTTGAACCAATTTACACATCTGGGAAGCGGGATAGAAAAAAACCACCAAAGCTAGTCAATCGCTATGTACATCCAAAAATTGTCAACGGCTCGTGATCACATCTCCATTAGAcatgaacaaactatctcgttTCCCATACACTACTACATCCCACAACTACCCCTCACCAGCATCATCATCACTACCATCAACAGGGACAAACGGCAGA
Protein-coding sequences here:
- the LOC115734924 gene encoding uncharacterized protein LOC115734924; the encoded protein is MVLKRPFDDGESYEVSYKLPRREEHSPLHALPGIDSSEHSSLLAESPGEGWSTKRKLEVDQKLIDGCVTKPPISNVEDAYNSEEFQLEGRLRASFSPEYVPSNHPATARSGCDDVYSLVLRHPPQKPVPIGPDYQADLSPWSQQDAMNSLSCLNESAAISNSDLIAGDEDDRRFTGICVIPFPASDVYDNCDDKVGAGRAGCSCLDEGSIRCSRQHTMEARDLLRRELGNEGFVESGCHDMGEQVAEKWSDEEEQLFHEIVFSNPSSWGRNFWNSLSFRFPSRTRREIVSYYFNVYMLQKRAEQNRCDPVNIDSDNDEWQVSDEEDEDSIVESPEHGVGPGYDRNVEEINEVDEGIAEETCEGDEHVTLKVGEFFSDSPEACSKKWTDSPTSHLRNKSWDDRGDQDDSCTSFDSLAATVPDTQLKRENGDCLPSSSHNLNGGGGHDYVLDTCDAKFWDAGYIACPKTEFEFLPTCSMIEEVFGDGSWNSEADGKGFS